A DNA window from Delphinus delphis chromosome 6, mDelDel1.2, whole genome shotgun sequence contains the following coding sequences:
- the TMEM203 gene encoding transmembrane protein 203, translating to MLFSLRELVQWLGFATFEIFVHLLALLVFSVLLALRVDGLAPGLSWWNVFVPFFAADGLSTYFTTIVSVRLFQDGEKRLAVLRLFWVLTVLGLKFVFEMLLCQKLVEQTRELWFGLITSPVFILLQLLMIRACRVN from the coding sequence ATGCTTTTCTCGCTCCGGGAGCTGGTGCAGTGGCTGGGCTTCGCTACTTTCGAGATCTTCGTGCACCTGTTGGCCCTGCTGGTGTTCTCCGTGCTGCTGGCCCTGCGTGTGGACGGCCTGGCTCCCGGCCTCTCCTGGTGGAACGTGTTCGTGCCCTTCTTCGCCGCTGACGGGCTCAGCACCTACTTCACCACTATCGTCTCCGTGCGCCTCTTCCAGGATGGAGAGAAGCGGCTGGCTGTGCTCCGCCTTTTCTGGGTCCTCACGGTTCTTGGCCTGAAGTTCGTCTTCGAGATGTTGTTGTGCCAGAAGCTGGTGGAGCAGACTCGGGAGCTCTGGTTTGGCCTGATCACGTCTCCGGTCTTCATTCTCCTGCAGCTGCTCATGATCCGTGCCTGCCGGGTCAACTAG
- the TPRN gene encoding taperin — MAGLGRPSPAPRATMPAWKREILERKRAKLAALGGGAAPGAGAGAEEPAGPAAEPLVLAESLGPLRENPFMRLESERRHGARRGGASGAAGPGTRPAQHLLELYRCVPGVRTIRADNILIIESAPGFPPSPVPGPGPGPAARIRAAEVLVYEAPPPPGRVSRLLQKFDPPAAPRRRGSPERGRPVPPPSPGPALVPRVGERAACFQPEPERCGAGPGPGPRRSDFLHKTGSNSFTVHPRGLRRSAGTRPLPNGPAAPERRAGAANGLTGSAPGPGEWKPKVELGEAPAHPLPSPGTPSATLAAPPALPTLSPASATPNQRQWVSAATSANDSFEILPASKPDMDTIPAGDLQARALASLRMNSRNSFVFIPKRKTSGAPPAEGRQSVGPPEGEVGWASQHQEREAQQVPGADGVFAGGRSPSGVEEGGCPVPGTTLVDWTVRWQRLSSPPPSPLVATEAEPAQGFGVPGLTKNGREPGRPGLPVTFIDEVDSEDEVPQEAKLPCPGAGVPPQYHPHPTGPGHLSELQHRGGNTFTVVPKRKPGALQANGEARPREAEEEGPGSLSEPPAALGTSVKKRYPTVHEIEVIGGYLALQKSCLIKAGSSRKKMKISFNDKSLQTTFEYPPESSLQEEEAEAEKGRDEEEESEEGEGEGEPSGSDPAAAAAAKPFALFLPRATFVNSVGPESPRLPDGSSGLSSYTPKHSVAFSKWQERALERVPSTEEPPSKEVMLTPAGQNDLADFRSEPALYF; from the exons atggcAGGCCTGGGGCGGCCGAGCCCGGCGCCCCGCGCCACGATGCCCGCCTGGAAGCGAGAGATCCTGGAGCGGAAGCGGGCCAAGCTGGCGGCCTTGGGCGGGGGCGCGGCGCCGGGCGCTGGGGCGGGCGCGGAGGAACCCGCGGGGCCGGCGGCCGAGCCGCTGGTGCTGGCCGAGAGCCTGGGCCCGCTGCGCGAGAACCCGTTCATGCGGCTCGAGTCGGAGCGGCGGCACGGGGCGCGGCGCGGCGGGGCCTCCGGCGCGGCGGGGCCGGGGACGCGGCCCGCGCAACATCTGCTGGAGCTGTACCGCTGCGTGCCCGGCGTGCGCACCATCCGCGCCGACAACATCCTCATTATCGAGTCGGCGCCcggcttccctccctctcccgtcCCCGGCCCTGGGCCGGGCCCGGCTGCCCGCATCCGCGCCGCCGAGGTGCTCGTGTACGAGGCGCCGCCGCCTCCCGGCCGCGTTAGCCGCCTGCTCCAGAAGTTCGACCCGCCGGCCGCGCCGCGCCGCCGTGGGAGCCCGGAACGCGGCCGCCCCGTGCCGCCGCCCTCCCCGGGTCCGGCCCTGGTCCCGCGCGTGGGCGAGCGCGCCGCCTGCTTCCAGCCCGAGCCCGAGCGCTGCGGCGCAGGCCCCGGCCCCGGGCCCCGGCGCAGCGACTTCCTGCACAAGACCGGCAGCAACTCCTTCACTGTACATCCACGGGGCCTGCGCCGCAGCGCGGGCACTCGCCCACTCCCCAACGGGCCCGCGGCCCCCGAGCGCCGGGCCGGCGCTGCCAACGGCCTCACGGGCTCCGCGCCTGGGCCGGGCGAGTGGAAGCCAAAGGTGGAGTTGGGGGAGGCCCCcgcccaccctctccccagccccggAACCCCCAGTGCCACTCTAGCCGCGCCCCCGGCATTGCCCACGCTCAGCCCTGCTAGTGCCACTCCCAACCAGCGCCAGTGGGTCTCCGCGGCCACCAGCGCCAACGACTCCTTCGAGATACTGCCGGCCTCCAAGCCAGACATGGACACGATCCCTGCCGGGGACCTCCAGGCCCGGGCTCTGGCCAGCCTTCGCATGAACTCTCGAAACTCTTTCGTGTTCATCCCCAAGCGCAAGACCTCCGGGGCCCCTCCTGCGGAAGGGAGGCAGTCCGTGGGGCCTCCAGAGGGAGAAGTTGGCTGGGCCTCCCAGCACCAGGAGCGTGAAGCCCAGCAGGTGCCTGGAGCAGATGGTGTGTTTGCCGGTGGGAGGAGCCCCTCGGGGGTCGAGGAGGGAGGCTGCCCCGTGCCAGGCACTACTCTCGTGGACTGGACCGTTAGGTGGCAGAGGCTGTCTTCACCACCCCCGTCCCCACTGGTCGCCACTGAAGCTGAGCCTGCCCAGGGCTTTGGGGTTCCTGGCTTGACCAAGAATGGCAGGGAGCCTGGGAGGCCAGGGCTGCCCGTCACCTTCATTGATGAGGTGGACTCTGAGGACGAGGTTCCCCAAGAAGCCAAACTGCCCTGCCCCGGGGCTGGTGTGCCTCCCCAGTACCACCCACATCCCACCGGGCCTGGGCACCTGTCAGAGCTTCAGCACCGAGGTGGCAACACCTTCACGGTGGTGCCCAAGAGGAAGCCAGGGGCCCTGCAGGCCAACGGGGAGGCTAGGCCGAGGGAAGCTGAGGAAGAGGGGCCGGGCAGCCTTTCGGAGCCCCCTGCTGCCTTGGGGACCTCAGTGAAGAAGCGCTACCCCACTGTGCATGAGATTGAGGTGATTGGCGGCTACCTGGCCCTGCAGAAGTCCTGTCTCATCAAGGCCGGCTCTTCAAGAAAGAAG ATGAAGATCTCCTTCAACGACAAGAGTCTGCAGACTACGTTTGAGTACCCCCCGGAGAGCTCCCTgcaggaggaagaggcagaggccGAGAAGGGGAGAGACGAAGAGGAGGAGAgcgaggagggggagggggagggggagccgTCCGGCTCAGACCCGGCAGCGGCTGCGGCGGCGAAGCCCTTCGCGCTCTTCCTGCCCCGAGCCACGTTCGTGAACAGCGTGGGCCCCGAGAGCCCTCGGCTGCCGGACGGCAGCTCCG GCCTGTCCAGCTACACTCCGAAGCACTCCGTGGCCTTCAGCAAGTGGCAGGAGCGGGCGCTGGAGCGTGTGCCGAGCACGGAGGAGCCCCCGTCCAAGGAGGTCATG CTCACCCCTGCCGGTCAGAATGACCTCGCGGACTTCCGAAGCGAGCCAGCCCTCTACTTCTGA
- the SSNA1 gene encoding microtubule nucleation factor SSNA1 encodes MTQQGAALQNYNNELVKCIEELCQKREELCRQIQQEEEEKQRLQNEVRQLTEKLARVNENLARKIASRNEFDRTIAETEAAYLKILESSQTLLSVLKREAGNLTKAAAPEQRSSGGKDS; translated from the exons ATGACCCAGCAGGGCGCGGCGCTGCAGAACTACAACAACGAGCTGGTCAAGT GCATCGAAGAGCTGTGTCAGAAGCGGGAGGAGTTGTGCCGGCAGAtccagcaggaagaggaggagaagcagcGGCTGCAGAATGAGGTGAGGCAGCTGACGGAGAAGCTGGCCCGAGTCAACGAGAACCTGGCTCGCAAGATAGCCTCTCGGAATGAGTTCGATCGGACCATCGCGGAGACGGAGGCTGCCTACCTCAAG ATCCTGGAGAGCTCGCAGACTCTGCTTAGTGTCCTGAAGAGGGAAGCGGGGAACCTGACCAAGGCCGCAGCCCCCGAGCAGAGGAGCAGCGGAGGCAAGGACAGCTGA